A genomic segment from Leptolyngbya boryana PCC 6306 encodes:
- a CDS encoding EamA family transporter, whose protein sequence is MEQEQSWGDSRPPNQNEEISATSGASTDRREITELREVNAQLRKEVEELRSQSQLSLKPQKPKVSKLRLGLWLVLLSTFALSIHNVIVRITIGQPIRLFGLFSAGGFIQPTIGNSLLILWMRMLVVVPLMIGIAGFLYPPVWQDLQKVLLKRDRRPLWHIIGSGVFLFLSQVLIYIAIAQIGPGAAVTILFMYPLLTVPLAWWLFNDRPTRLRVVVMGLILLGVILTAIPSLMVAKLGGGVFFAIFSGAAFALYLILMQLGFRKVHPVPVSVVQFLTVLVCTSVSLSLPLQLGVAVSATGRPGLFMGGLVLGAFTLVGYLSNNFGVRYMGAAQASIIASSGPVLTALLAAVIIRTKLDWVQIAGILLVTIGVTALSFERMRKTAKSA, encoded by the coding sequence ATGGAGCAAGAGCAATCATGGGGTGATTCGCGCCCACCGAATCAAAATGAAGAGATTTCTGCTACATCTGGTGCAAGCACCGATCGGCGGGAAATTACGGAACTGCGCGAGGTGAATGCGCAGTTGAGGAAAGAGGTTGAAGAGTTACGGTCTCAATCTCAGCTTTCTCTCAAGCCCCAAAAACCTAAAGTATCAAAATTAAGGTTGGGGCTTTGGCTCGTTTTGCTTTCGACTTTTGCGCTGTCGATTCATAACGTGATTGTCCGCATCACGATCGGGCAACCGATTCGATTATTTGGTCTATTTTCCGCGGGTGGCTTTATCCAGCCGACAATCGGGAATTCGTTATTGATTCTCTGGATGCGAATGCTGGTGGTCGTGCCTTTGATGATTGGCATTGCGGGATTTCTTTACCCTCCAGTTTGGCAAGATCTTCAGAAAGTCCTGCTGAAGCGCGATCGTCGTCCGCTTTGGCACATTATCGGCAGCGGTGTTTTTCTGTTTTTGTCACAAGTTCTGATTTATATTGCGATCGCACAAATTGGGCCAGGTGCTGCGGTCACGATTCTATTTATGTATCCGCTGCTCACGGTTCCCCTCGCTTGGTGGTTGTTTAACGATCGACCAACTCGTCTGCGGGTTGTCGTGATGGGATTGATTTTGTTGGGTGTAATTTTGACAGCTATTCCCAGTTTAATGGTCGCAAAACTGGGCGGAGGCGTGTTTTTTGCCATATTCTCCGGAGCGGCATTCGCGCTGTATTTAATTTTGATGCAGCTTGGATTTCGCAAAGTGCATCCGGTTCCCGTCAGTGTGGTGCAATTTCTCACGGTGCTCGTTTGTACGAGTGTGAGTCTATCCTTACCACTTCAGTTAGGGGTTGCAGTTTCAGCGACGGGCAGACCTGGATTATTCATGGGAGGTCTAGTCTTGGGGGCGTTCACTCTCGTCGGATACCTCTCGAACAATTTCGGGGTGCGCTATATGGGGGCGGCACAAGCTTCGATCATCGCATCGAGTGGTCCTGTGTTAACGGCGTTGCTAGCCGCTGTGATCATCCGTACTAAGTTAGATTGGGTACAAATTGCTGGAATTTTGCTTGTGACGATCGGGGTCACTGCTCTGAGCTTTGAGCGGATGAGAAAGACCGCAAAATCTGCATAA
- the wecB gene encoding non-hydrolyzing UDP-N-acetylglucosamine 2-epimerase, whose amino-acid sequence MLKLPIPVCLIVGTRPEAIKMAPVIQAFQRSPLFETQIVLTGQHREMVDQVMNFFELSPQHDLAIMQPKQSLTDITCWALRGLEELFQKLQPRMVLVQGDTTTAFAAALAAFYQKIPVGHVEAGLRTENVFNPYPEEANRRLVSQITQLHFAPTSLSVENLQKSGVLGEIHQTGNTVIDALLTVANRQPACEIPGLNWSKYRTILATVHRRENWGQPIEDIAQGFLKVLNQFEDTALLLPLHRNPTVREPLTAILGDHPRVFLTEPLDYTELVGAMQRCYLLLTDSGGIQEEAPSLGKPVLVLRETTERPEAVMAGTAKLIGTNPDRILQEAGTLLSDASAYQTMANAVSPFGDGLASERIVQIVERYLNA is encoded by the coding sequence ATGTTAAAGTTGCCAATTCCAGTTTGTCTGATTGTGGGAACCCGTCCGGAAGCGATTAAGATGGCTCCAGTGATTCAGGCATTTCAGCGATCGCCTTTGTTCGAGACTCAGATTGTGCTGACCGGACAACATCGCGAGATGGTTGATCAGGTGATGAATTTTTTTGAATTGTCGCCGCAGCATGATTTAGCGATTATGCAGCCGAAGCAAAGCTTGACGGATATTACGTGTTGGGCGCTGCGAGGATTAGAGGAATTATTTCAGAAGCTTCAACCCCGCATGGTTTTGGTACAAGGCGATACAACGACTGCATTTGCAGCAGCCCTGGCAGCGTTTTATCAAAAAATTCCGGTCGGACATGTCGAAGCAGGGCTGCGAACCGAGAATGTGTTTAATCCGTATCCAGAAGAAGCAAATCGACGATTAGTTTCCCAGATTACGCAACTTCACTTTGCGCCGACTTCGCTTTCGGTAGAAAATCTACAGAAATCAGGCGTTCTGGGAGAAATTCATCAGACGGGAAATACTGTGATTGATGCGTTGTTAACAGTTGCGAATCGTCAACCTGCTTGTGAGATTCCGGGACTGAATTGGTCGAAGTATCGAACGATCCTGGCAACTGTGCATCGGCGCGAGAATTGGGGGCAACCGATCGAAGACATCGCTCAAGGATTTTTGAAGGTCTTGAATCAGTTTGAAGATACAGCTTTGTTGTTACCCTTGCATCGCAATCCGACCGTGCGAGAACCCTTGACCGCAATCTTGGGAGATCACCCGCGCGTCTTTTTAACAGAGCCATTGGATTACACCGAACTCGTCGGCGCAATGCAGCGGTGTTATCTATTGCTAACGGATTCAGGCGGAATTCAAGAAGAAGCGCCGAGTCTGGGTAAGCCCGTGTTGGTGCTGCGAGAAACGACAGAGCGACCGGAAGCAGTGATGGCGGGAACCGCAAAATTGATTGGAACAAATCCCGATCGTATTTTGCAGGAAGCTGGAACGTTATTGAGTGATGCAAGTGCGTATCAAACGATGGCGAATGCAGTCAGTCCGTTCGGAGATGGACTGGCATCAGAACGGATTGTCCAGATTGTTGAACGGTATTTGAATGCGTAG
- a CDS encoding amidohydrolase family protein, with the protein MYNGILVIDADAHKLENPLVIRDYIEPEYRDRVTLIVDNLGDQRMRIVDFNPATGKNDLVRLFPQPQGLGKGGFRNLHPETTLGAVFNRTRLEHMDQEGVDVQVIYGTWNLSFGSYLDRDLAVALCKAYNNYIAEDCKGYDNRLKAIGILPIQDVQESVKEMHRCVEELGLIGVAVPPNIAIPHPKAPEAFPEVRTCKTISHPDFEPIIQAAVELDIALGIHGGPGSYMVGGLSDHTETFVLSHIFVQRNQQQLALARMVFDGVFERYPTLRVGFLEGGCGWLPDLAHSFHEHWEKRIRDFDPKHPYRPSALEFTKLMIQEQGAHNSSSIVTQAKNLFDLLWTKQHDPTKINDASLYEHFELKHRDPMEYFERGQIFTSFESDDPAPAYLPAAMGEMGKRLACFSGDYGHWDGVLRDCVKSAAEVTNYDRDHLELLLSGNALALYGDRLRNSLPQRSLAGAIA; encoded by the coding sequence ATGTATAACGGCATATTAGTCATCGATGCCGATGCTCATAAGCTTGAAAATCCGCTCGTAATTCGCGATTATATTGAACCTGAATATCGCGATCGTGTGACATTAATTGTTGATAATCTCGGCGATCAACGGATGCGCATCGTCGATTTCAATCCGGCAACCGGAAAAAATGATTTGGTGCGGCTGTTCCCGCAACCTCAAGGACTCGGAAAAGGTGGATTCCGGAATCTGCATCCCGAAACGACGTTGGGTGCTGTGTTTAATCGCACGCGACTTGAGCACATGGATCAAGAAGGGGTCGATGTTCAAGTCATTTATGGCACTTGGAATCTCAGTTTTGGCAGTTATCTCGATCGAGATTTAGCCGTCGCACTTTGCAAAGCCTACAACAACTACATTGCCGAGGATTGTAAGGGCTACGATAACCGCTTGAAAGCGATCGGCATTTTACCGATTCAAGATGTGCAAGAGTCGGTGAAAGAGATGCATCGCTGCGTCGAGGAATTAGGCTTAATTGGGGTTGCAGTGCCTCCGAATATTGCCATTCCCCATCCAAAAGCACCGGAAGCGTTTCCCGAAGTTCGGACTTGCAAAACAATTTCACATCCTGACTTTGAGCCGATTATCCAAGCTGCGGTTGAACTCGATATTGCCTTGGGCATTCATGGCGGGCCTGGGTCTTACATGGTGGGCGGACTCTCGGATCACACCGAAACTTTCGTGTTGAGCCATATTTTCGTGCAGCGAAACCAGCAACAGTTAGCACTGGCTCGAATGGTTTTTGACGGTGTGTTTGAGCGCTATCCAACCTTGAGAGTTGGCTTCCTAGAAGGCGGATGCGGTTGGCTGCCCGATTTGGCGCATTCTTTCCATGAACATTGGGAAAAACGGATTCGGGACTTTGATCCGAAGCATCCTTATCGTCCTTCCGCACTTGAGTTTACGAAGCTGATGATTCAAGAGCAAGGGGCGCACAATAGCAGCAGCATTGTGACCCAAGCGAAGAACTTGTTTGATCTGCTGTGGACGAAGCAGCACGATCCCACCAAGATCAATGATGCTAGCTTGTACGAACACTTTGAGCTGAAACATCGCGATCCGATGGAGTACTTCGAGCGTGGTCAAATCTTTACGTCGTTTGAGTCTGACGATCCGGCTCCGGCTTATCTCCCTGCCGCGATGGGCGAGATGGGTAAACGGCTCGCTTGCTTCTCGGGTGACTACGGTCATTGGGATGGCGTACTGCGAGACTGCGTGAAATCGGCAGCTGAAGTGACGAACTACGATCGTGATCACCTCGAACTCTTACTGAGCGGCAATGCTTTAGCTCTGTATGGCGATCGCTTGAGAAATTCTCTGCCACAAAGAAGCCTCGCAGGCGCGATCGCATAG
- a CDS encoding photosystem II reaction center protein T, producing MESAAYILILALAIGVLFFAIAFREPPRIGK from the coding sequence ATGGAAAGTGCAGCGTATATTTTGATTTTGGCTTTGGCGATCGGAGTTTTGTTTTTTGCGATTGCATTCCGCGAACCTCCGAGAATTGGTAAGTAA
- a CDS encoding GNAT family N-acetyltransferase yields MSVSSRQMDYSSPTRYRIRAVQPQDLNEIAGILVDSFPLYPPFLPWLGAIIRVGIYEDLRSRARSMTSNYACLVAIDTTHRDELIVGTVEVGIRSANPWQPKTSQYIYLSNLAVREEFRRQGIAEQLLLACEPYVESWGYRQIYLHVLETNQAAKALYFKLGYRLEEIQLSWDWFLGKPRRMLLRKEMRSTHAREA; encoded by the coding sequence GTGAGCGTTTCTTCGCGTCAAATGGATTATTCTAGTCCGACTCGCTATCGAATTCGGGCTGTGCAGCCGCAGGATTTGAACGAAATTGCGGGAATTTTGGTGGATAGTTTTCCGCTGTATCCGCCGTTTTTGCCCTGGTTGGGTGCGATTATTCGAGTAGGAATTTATGAGGATTTGCGGAGTCGAGCGCGCTCAATGACCTCAAACTATGCGTGTCTCGTCGCGATCGATACGACGCATCGGGATGAATTAATTGTGGGAACGGTGGAGGTGGGGATACGCAGCGCCAATCCTTGGCAACCGAAAACGAGCCAGTATATTTATTTGTCAAATTTGGCGGTGAGAGAAGAATTCCGGCGGCAGGGCATTGCAGAACAGCTGTTATTGGCGTGTGAGCCTTATGTAGAAAGTTGGGGCTATCGCCAGATTTATCTGCACGTTCTAGAGACGAATCAGGCAGCGAAAGCATTGTATTTCAAGTTGGGGTATCGATTGGAGGAAATTCAGTTGAGTTGGGATTGGTTTTTAGGAAAGCCAAGACGGATGCTGTTGCGTAAGGAAATGCGATCGACACATGCAAGAGAGGCTTAA
- a CDS encoding DUF3352 domain-containing protein has translation MLLKRSALSTLAVLSLASFSDLSVRPAQAVTAPTPVVAPLTQPTRISLSTILPSETLGVVLVNTQDDRWQELSQFQLFPDGFAFPGSLLYPTEKDASFEKDIKPWLGEQFGVAFLSAKSIVTISDVKDPAALAQYVDRVKKSRKKAPKEAQYKGVTILEFEAEKIPIQAEPKATVKKPQPDAPDPDSEDSSFVPTQPKFAIAVLPNHFVSSTSTEAIQELLDAQGKLSENPKFQKFQQNPKALKSIVTLYGEYGKFLKAFTQLNQQQIEELTKKNPNLPVPPVLDPSLLDPLAKFYDTAEGFVWAESTGLRAQFAVNLTQSVPENLLTPLTTRNQILSRLPEVNYMMSNSQNLALYWQALTLGLESQPSWKKNLEQSRKWMQDFIGVDDRDIFPWMNGEYAIFAYPTRQGFIPSISPGLDIAFGMMVQTDDRAAAEAGLKKFQEFVTPRLGQALVHQSTLAGQPVTSFGSIEKGRSLNFLSHGWTDEQTLVMLFGGGSMSEFSPTPTRTLPQSANFRSAIAPFPDANLGYFYVNQGAFMSFLNTAAFPMIFGASRSSNPFATQLQDSLSSIRSISGASSIKDNQVQFEGFLSLASRLNR, from the coding sequence ATGTTGCTAAAACGATCTGCGCTCTCAACCCTGGCTGTATTGAGTCTAGCCAGTTTCTCAGATTTGTCGGTTCGTCCTGCTCAAGCGGTGACTGCGCCGACTCCTGTCGTTGCCCCCCTGACTCAGCCAACCCGGATCTCTCTCTCGACAATTCTCCCGTCTGAAACACTCGGAGTCGTACTCGTCAACACGCAAGATGATCGCTGGCAAGAATTAAGCCAGTTTCAGTTGTTCCCCGACGGATTTGCATTTCCAGGCAGTCTGCTCTATCCCACTGAAAAAGATGCAAGTTTCGAGAAAGATATTAAACCCTGGCTAGGCGAGCAGTTTGGAGTTGCCTTTCTTTCAGCGAAAAGCATCGTGACGATTTCCGATGTGAAAGACCCGGCAGCTTTGGCGCAATATGTCGATCGTGTTAAAAAAAGCCGCAAGAAAGCCCCGAAAGAAGCGCAGTATAAAGGCGTGACGATCCTGGAGTTTGAAGCAGAAAAAATACCGATTCAAGCTGAGCCTAAAGCGACTGTCAAGAAACCTCAGCCTGATGCACCTGACCCTGATTCAGAAGACTCAAGTTTCGTTCCGACTCAACCCAAATTTGCGATCGCGGTTCTTCCCAATCATTTTGTCAGTTCAACTTCAACGGAAGCGATTCAAGAACTGCTCGATGCACAAGGCAAGCTGAGTGAAAATCCTAAGTTTCAAAAATTTCAGCAAAACCCGAAAGCGCTTAAATCGATCGTGACGCTCTATGGCGAGTATGGCAAATTTCTCAAAGCGTTTACTCAACTCAATCAACAGCAGATTGAAGAACTGACCAAGAAAAATCCCAACCTACCTGTGCCACCCGTGCTCGATCCGAGTTTACTGGATCCATTGGCAAAATTTTATGACACCGCCGAAGGCTTTGTCTGGGCAGAATCCACAGGATTACGCGCGCAATTCGCAGTGAATTTGACTCAATCTGTTCCAGAGAATTTGTTAACTCCGTTGACTACTCGCAATCAGATTCTCAGTCGCCTGCCAGAAGTCAATTACATGATGTCCAATAGCCAGAATTTAGCGCTGTATTGGCAAGCATTGACGCTAGGACTAGAATCGCAGCCATCCTGGAAGAAAAACTTGGAACAAAGCCGGAAGTGGATGCAGGATTTCATTGGCGTGGACGATCGCGATATTTTCCCTTGGATGAATGGAGAGTACGCGATATTTGCTTATCCGACTCGCCAAGGATTTATTCCCTCGATTTCGCCAGGGTTAGACATTGCCTTCGGCATGATGGTGCAAACAGACGATCGCGCTGCCGCCGAAGCGGGATTAAAGAAATTCCAGGAGTTTGTCACCCCTCGTTTAGGGCAAGCGCTCGTCCATCAATCTACCCTGGCAGGTCAACCTGTCACGAGTTTTGGATCCATTGAGAAAGGTCGATCGCTGAATTTCTTAAGTCATGGTTGGACAGATGAGCAGACTTTAGTGATGTTATTTGGAGGCGGATCAATGAGCGAGTTTAGCCCGACACCGACTCGGACTCTACCGCAATCTGCCAACTTTAGATCTGCGATCGCACCCTTCCCCGATGCGAATTTAGGCTATTTCTATGTCAATCAAGGCGCATTCATGAGCTTTTTGAACACTGCGGCGTTTCCGATGATATTCGGTGCATCGAGGTCAAGCAATCCATTTGCCACGCAGCTTCAAGATAGCTTGAGTAGCATTCGGAGCATTAGCGGTGCGAGTTCGATCAAAGACAATCAAGTGCAATTTGAAGGTTTTCTTTCACTTGCATCGCGATTAAATCGCTAA
- a CDS encoding Mpo1-like protein: MSDFMSYYREAKTHFIASHQHPINQKLHHLTNALAISAVIFLFIDWRWTLVCLVLTQVFALGGHAVFEKNHPAFVKYPGITILASLSWSFEHWFGFREIFQRFNAHS; encoded by the coding sequence ATGAGCGATTTCATGAGCTACTACCGTGAAGCAAAGACTCATTTCATTGCATCTCACCAACACCCTATTAATCAAAAACTTCATCACTTAACTAATGCATTAGCGATCTCCGCTGTGATTTTTTTATTCATTGACTGGCGATGGACACTTGTGTGTCTTGTTCTGACTCAGGTTTTTGCTTTGGGCGGTCATGCCGTATTTGAAAAAAATCACCCTGCATTTGTGAAATACCCTGGCATTACAATTTTGGCTTCATTGTCTTGGTCATTTGAACATTGGTTTGGATTTCGAGAAATTTTTCAACGTTTCAACGCTCATTCATAA
- a CDS encoding inorganic phosphate transporter — protein sequence MDQIVLLITSLLAFYLAWNLGANDVANSMGTSVGSKAVTLKQALIIAGTLEFTGAVLFGQTVSQKLVTGIINPAQFTPQILLIGMISVLIAAGVWLNIATVFGFPVSSSHATVGAIAGVGYLAFGKTAVNWSTIGLISLTWVITPLVSGTIAAVFYSLIKQWILDRPHQLEEWIPWLSAVLISVFGVIVFPTIAKPIQTIIHLPIPSISLMLGVIGIGTLSVYGFQNLQTVEATIAKFQVVSACFVAFAHGSNDVGNAIAPFAAIVYILQTGNLPLEDFQIPVWSLILGGVGIVSGLAVLGKKVISTIGEGIIPLQPSGGLCAELATATTILIASRMGFPVSTSHALVGGVVGVGFVQGMKSIQFQTLRSIGLTWFVTIPIAAVLSGILFLILRTTFVEF from the coding sequence ATGGATCAGATTGTCTTGCTCATTACGAGTCTTCTAGCATTCTATCTGGCATGGAATCTGGGCGCGAATGATGTTGCGAATTCGATGGGAACCTCGGTGGGTTCTAAAGCTGTCACGCTCAAACAAGCCTTAATCATTGCAGGAACTCTAGAATTCACGGGCGCAGTCTTGTTTGGTCAAACTGTTTCTCAGAAACTCGTTACAGGCATCATTAATCCCGCCCAATTCACGCCCCAAATCTTGCTGATTGGGATGATTTCGGTCTTAATCGCCGCAGGAGTTTGGTTGAATATTGCCACAGTGTTTGGATTTCCCGTGTCGTCTTCTCATGCAACTGTCGGCGCGATCGCAGGCGTTGGCTATCTCGCGTTCGGCAAAACTGCTGTCAATTGGAGCACGATCGGTCTTATTTCTCTCACTTGGGTGATCACTCCCTTAGTGAGTGGCACGATCGCGGCTGTTTTTTACAGTTTGATCAAACAATGGATTCTTGATCGACCTCATCAACTCGAAGAATGGATTCCCTGGCTCAGTGCCGTATTGATTAGCGTTTTCGGTGTGATTGTCTTTCCGACGATCGCCAAACCGATTCAAACTATTATTCATTTACCGATTCCATCTATTTCACTCATGCTTGGAGTCATTGGAATCGGAACGTTATCCGTTTACGGATTCCAAAATTTACAGACCGTAGAAGCGACGATCGCTAAATTTCAAGTGGTCAGTGCCTGCTTTGTCGCGTTTGCTCATGGCTCAAATGATGTTGGCAACGCGATCGCACCCTTTGCCGCGATCGTCTACATTCTGCAAACTGGAAACTTGCCGTTAGAAGACTTCCAGATTCCAGTTTGGAGTTTGATACTTGGTGGAGTTGGCATCGTTTCAGGGTTAGCCGTCTTAGGGAAAAAAGTGATTTCAACGATTGGAGAAGGAATTATTCCTTTGCAGCCTAGCGGCGGACTTTGTGCAGAACTCGCAACAGCAACCACAATATTGATTGCCTCTCGTATGGGATTTCCGGTTTCGACTTCTCACGCTCTAGTGGGCGGTGTTGTTGGAGTGGGATTTGTTCAAGGCATGAAAAGCATTCAGTTTCAAACTCTGAGATCGATCGGTTTAACTTGGTTTGTGACGATTCCCATTGCTGCTGTGCTCAGCGGAATTTTATTTTTGATTTTGCGTACGACTTTCGTTGAATTTTAG
- a CDS encoding NAD(P)/FAD-dependent oxidoreductase — protein MTATSTDSTFSTSQSLQHQIVIVGGGAAGITVAAQLIAQDAALDVLIIEPSSQHYYQPAWTMVGAGCYSYEDTVQPEQNCIPNGVKWIQDAVESFDPEQNQLQTRDGKTVSYEALVVCPGIQLNWKAIPGLEEALGKNGVCSNYAIAGANYTWELLNNFKGGNVLFTFPATPIKCAGAPQKIMYLADEIFRRNGVREKANLLYCTAGPKIFAIETFVSPLMQVVERKGIQLKTKHNLKEIRGEAKEAVFEVTTDAGTETIVMPYEILHVAPPMSAPDFIKNSPLAVSAPGGWVDVHKHTLQHQRYPNVFSLGDASSLPTSKTAAAIRKEAPVLVQNLLSHLQKRPLEGNYNGYSCCPLITGFGKTILAEFDYDGKPEPSFPLDPTQERYSMWILKRHVLPWVYWNRMLKGKQHEGEIIRSFV, from the coding sequence ATGACTGCCACATCCACCGATTCAACATTTTCAACGTCTCAATCCCTACAGCATCAGATTGTCATTGTCGGAGGAGGGGCTGCCGGAATTACGGTTGCTGCACAATTAATCGCTCAGGATGCAGCCCTAGATGTTCTGATTATTGAGCCATCCTCTCAGCATTATTATCAGCCTGCTTGGACGATGGTTGGCGCAGGCTGCTATTCCTATGAAGACACCGTGCAACCCGAGCAAAATTGCATTCCGAACGGTGTGAAATGGATTCAAGACGCAGTTGAATCTTTTGATCCTGAACAAAATCAGTTGCAAACCCGCGATGGCAAAACCGTATCTTACGAAGCGTTGGTCGTCTGCCCTGGCATTCAACTAAACTGGAAGGCAATTCCAGGATTAGAAGAAGCATTGGGTAAAAATGGCGTGTGTAGTAACTATGCGATCGCAGGCGCAAACTACACTTGGGAATTGCTGAATAACTTTAAGGGAGGGAATGTCTTATTTACCTTTCCGGCAACGCCGATTAAATGTGCGGGTGCGCCTCAAAAAATTATGTACTTGGCGGACGAGATTTTTCGCCGCAATGGAGTGCGAGAAAAAGCGAATCTGCTTTACTGCACAGCCGGCCCTAAGATTTTTGCGATCGAAACATTTGTCTCTCCTTTAATGCAAGTTGTCGAACGCAAAGGAATTCAGCTGAAAACGAAACATAATCTCAAGGAAATTCGGGGTGAAGCGAAGGAAGCCGTTTTTGAAGTCACCACCGATGCGGGGACTGAAACGATCGTAATGCCCTATGAGATTCTGCATGTGGCTCCACCGATGAGCGCTCCGGACTTTATCAAAAATAGTCCGCTGGCTGTCTCTGCGCCGGGAGGTTGGGTAGATGTGCATAAACACACGTTGCAGCATCAGCGCTATCCCAATGTGTTTAGTCTCGGCGATGCTTCTTCGTTGCCGACCTCGAAAACGGCTGCTGCCATTCGTAAAGAAGCACCTGTACTCGTACAAAATCTACTCAGTCATTTGCAGAAGCGACCCTTAGAAGGAAATTACAACGGCTATAGCTGTTGTCCCTTGATTACTGGATTTGGCAAAACGATTTTGGCAGAGTTTGACTATGACGGTAAGCCAGAGCCGAGTTTTCCACTCGATCCGACTCAGGAACGCTACAGTATGTGGATTCTCAAGCGACATGTGCTGCCCTGGGTTTATTGGAATCGCATGTTGAAAGGCAAACAGCACGAAGGAGAAATTATTCGCTCATTTGTCTGA
- a CDS encoding CNNM domain-containing protein, whose product MTTLETFEIETAETLLRLLVLLLFVLAVAFFVAAELAIVSAAKGEIDHLAQQGNRAAQQVQYAQNNLGQYLSVTQTGTTAGSLVLGWLGEGATVHWIEPWIALLPIAHLPAMITTHTIATAIAFLIVTYVEIVLGELVPKVLAAHAPERTALFLIRPLQFCFYLFFPALVILNGTVRLLTGRITQKENHQDALVPKDAHSILLAGTVEVSQLNEQFDLGLSASDAYRTIAGFMVHHLARVPTTGDRLQWGELELEATRVVENQVEKILLRRVTSPLIAEIGEKELATRS is encoded by the coding sequence TTGACGACTTTAGAGACATTTGAAATTGAAACGGCTGAGACACTTCTCCGTTTGCTAGTATTGCTGCTGTTTGTGCTAGCGGTTGCCTTCTTCGTGGCGGCAGAACTCGCGATCGTATCGGCTGCAAAAGGCGAAATCGATCATTTAGCGCAGCAAGGCAATCGTGCAGCACAGCAAGTTCAATATGCCCAAAACAATTTAGGGCAATATTTATCGGTAACGCAGACGGGGACAACGGCGGGTAGTCTGGTTTTGGGTTGGTTGGGGGAAGGGGCGACCGTGCATTGGATCGAACCGTGGATTGCGCTACTCCCGATCGCGCATTTGCCTGCGATGATCACGACGCATACGATTGCAACTGCGATCGCATTTCTGATTGTTACGTATGTCGAAATCGTACTGGGTGAACTGGTTCCAAAAGTATTAGCGGCTCATGCGCCAGAAAGAACAGCACTGTTTCTGATTCGTCCGCTGCAATTTTGCTTTTATCTGTTCTTTCCAGCGCTCGTGATTCTGAATGGAACCGTTCGATTGTTAACGGGGCGGATTACTCAGAAAGAAAATCATCAGGATGCGCTCGTTCCGAAAGACGCTCACTCGATCTTGCTCGCTGGGACGGTGGAGGTGAGCCAACTGAATGAGCAATTTGATTTAGGCTTATCTGCAAGTGATGCTTATCGGACGATCGCGGGATTCATGGTGCATCATTTAGCACGGGTTCCCACAACAGGTGATCGCCTTCAGTGGGGAGAGCTAGAACTGGAAGCAACGCGGGTGGTAGAAAATCAGGTCGAGAAGATTTTACTTCGGCGCGTGACGAGTCCTTTGATCGCTGAAATTGGTGAGAAAGAACTAGCTACGCGCTCTTAA